The following coding sequences lie in one Erwinia amylovora genomic window:
- the lrhA gene encoding transcriptional regulator LrhA has product MTSANRPILNLDLDLLRTFVAVADLNTFAAAATAVCRTQSAVSQQMQRLEQLVGKELFARHGRNKLLTEHGIQLLGYARKILRFNDEACTSLMYRNIQGVLSIGASDDTSDTILPFMLNRVTSLYPKLAIDVRVKRNPFMMEMLNQGEVDLVVTTSSPMDFTWQVLRTSPTLWYCAADYIFQPGEAIPLVLLDEPSPYRDLAIDHLNQAGIPWRISYVASTLAAVRAAVKAGLGVTARPVEMMSPELRVMGAAEGLPMLPDTEYLLCRNPDSENELALAIFEAMESGNNPYLLSTEGQGSTISPDDEEE; this is encoded by the coding sequence ATGACTAGTGCAAATCGTCCGATACTCAATCTTGACCTTGATCTGCTGAGAACGTTTGTTGCCGTTGCCGATCTGAACACCTTTGCTGCTGCGGCGACAGCGGTATGCAGAACGCAGTCGGCTGTTAGTCAGCAAATGCAGCGACTGGAACAATTAGTAGGCAAAGAACTGTTCGCCAGACACGGGCGTAACAAGTTATTAACTGAACACGGTATTCAGCTGTTAGGTTATGCCAGAAAGATCCTGCGCTTCAATGATGAAGCCTGTACCTCTTTGATGTACCGCAATATTCAGGGTGTACTGTCCATTGGTGCTTCTGATGATACTTCAGACACCATCTTACCGTTTATGCTGAACCGGGTTACCTCGCTCTACCCAAAACTTGCGATCGACGTTCGCGTTAAGCGCAATCCGTTTATGATGGAAATGCTCAATCAGGGCGAAGTCGATCTGGTCGTCACTACTTCCAGCCCGATGGATTTCACCTGGCAGGTCCTGCGTACGTCGCCAACCTTGTGGTACTGCGCAGCAGACTACATTTTCCAGCCCGGGGAAGCGATTCCTTTGGTATTGCTGGATGAGCCAAGCCCTTATCGCGACCTGGCGATAGACCATCTTAATCAGGCAGGCATTCCGTGGCGTATCTCGTACGTCGCTTCAACGCTTGCTGCGGTTCGTGCCGCGGTGAAAGCCGGGCTGGGAGTCACTGCCCGCCCGGTAGAGATGATGAGTCCTGAACTGCGCGTAATGGGGGCTGCCGAAGGTTTGCCAATGCTACCAGATACCGAGTATCTGCTGTGTCGCAATCCGGACAGTGAAAACGAGCTGGCGCTGGCGATCTTCGAGGCGATGGA